Proteins from a genomic interval of Macaca thibetana thibetana isolate TM-01 chromosome 17, ASM2454274v1, whole genome shotgun sequence:
- the POMP gene encoding proteasome maturation protein, producing the protein MNARGLGSELKDSIPVTELSASGPFESHDLLRKGFSCVKNELLPSHPLELSEKNFQLNQDKMNFSTLRNIQGLFAPLKLQMEFKAVQQVQRLPFLSSSNLSLDILRGNDETIGFEDILNDPSQSEVMGEPHLMVEYKLGLL; encoded by the exons ATG AATGCCAGGGGACTTGGATCTGAGCTCAAGGACAGTATTCCAGTTACTGAACTTTCAGCAAGTGGACCTTTTGAAAGTCATGATCTTCTTCGGAAAGG tttttcttgtGTGAAAAATGAACTTTTGCCTAGTCATCCTCTtgaattatcagaaaaaaat TTCCAGCTCAACCaagataaaatgaatttttccaCACTGAGAAACATTCAGGGTCTATTTGCTCCACTAAAATTACAGATGGAATTCAAGGCAGTGCAGCAG GTTCAGcgtcttccatttctttcaagcTCAAATCTTTCATTGGATATTTTGAGGGGTAATGATGAGACTATTGGATTTGAGGATATTCTTAATG aTCCATCACAAAGTGAAGTCATGGGAGAGCCACACTTGATGGTGGAATATAAACTCGGTTTACTGTAG